One genomic window of Mycolicibacterium neoaurum includes the following:
- a CDS encoding NAD(P)/FAD-dependent oxidoreductase produces the protein MSHPGATASDRHKVVIIGSGFGGLNAAQALKRTDVDIKLIARTTHHLFQPLLYQVATGIISEGEIAPPTRLILRKQRNAQVLLGDVTHVNLEKQTVESVLLGHTYSTPYDTLILAAGAGQSYFGNDHFAEWAPGMKTIDDALELRGRILGAFEQAERSSDPERRKKLLTFVVVGAGPTGVEMAGQIQELADQTLKGSFRHIDPTEAHVILLDAAPAVLPPMGEKLGLKAKERLEKMGVEIQLNAMVTDVDRNGITVKDKDGTLRRIESACKVWSAGVQASPLGKDLAAQSETEIDRAGRVVVNPDLSIPGHPNVFVVGDMAFVPGVPGMAQGAIQGGKYVAAIVKNEAAARAHGTKPKPRVPFKYFDKGSMATVSKWNAVAKVGKLEFGGFIAWLAWLGLHLIYLVGFKTKIATLLSWAVTFLSRQRGQLTITEQQAYARIRIEELQEIAAAVQESEKAAS, from the coding sequence ATGAGCCATCCCGGAGCTACGGCATCGGATCGGCACAAGGTCGTCATCATCGGATCGGGTTTCGGTGGTTTGAATGCCGCGCAGGCGCTCAAGCGCACCGACGTCGACATCAAGTTGATCGCGCGCACCACCCATCACCTGTTCCAGCCGCTGCTGTACCAAGTGGCCACAGGCATCATCTCCGAGGGTGAGATCGCCCCGCCGACCCGCCTGATCCTGCGCAAGCAGCGCAACGCACAGGTCCTTCTCGGCGACGTCACCCACGTCAATCTGGAGAAGCAGACCGTGGAGTCGGTGCTGTTGGGGCACACGTACAGCACCCCTTACGACACGCTGATCCTGGCCGCTGGTGCCGGTCAGTCCTACTTCGGCAACGACCATTTCGCGGAGTGGGCGCCGGGTATGAAGACCATCGACGATGCGCTGGAGCTTCGCGGACGCATCCTGGGCGCCTTCGAGCAGGCCGAGCGGTCCAGCGATCCCGAGCGCCGCAAGAAGCTGCTGACGTTCGTCGTCGTCGGCGCCGGCCCCACCGGTGTCGAGATGGCCGGACAGATCCAGGAGCTCGCCGATCAGACGCTCAAGGGCAGCTTCCGCCACATCGACCCGACCGAAGCCCACGTCATCCTGCTGGATGCCGCTCCGGCGGTGTTGCCGCCGATGGGTGAGAAGCTCGGGCTCAAGGCCAAGGAACGGCTGGAGAAGATGGGCGTCGAGATCCAACTGAACGCCATGGTCACCGATGTCGACCGCAACGGCATCACCGTCAAGGACAAAGACGGCACGCTGCGCCGCATCGAATCGGCATGCAAGGTGTGGTCGGCAGGCGTCCAGGCAAGCCCGTTGGGCAAGGATCTGGCCGCGCAGTCGGAGACCGAGATCGATCGCGCCGGTCGTGTTGTCGTCAACCCGGATCTGTCGATCCCGGGTCACCCGAACGTGTTCGTGGTCGGTGACATGGCTTTCGTGCCCGGTGTGCCCGGTATGGCGCAGGGCGCGATCCAGGGTGGCAAGTATGTCGCCGCGATCGTGAAGAACGAGGCGGCGGCGCGCGCCCACGGCACCAAGCCCAAGCCGCGGGTGCCGTTCAAGTATTTCGACAAGGGCTCGATGGCCACGGTGTCGAAGTGGAATGCGGTGGCCAAGGTCGGCAAGTTGGAGTTCGGCGGTTTCATCGCCTGGCTCGCCTGGCTGGGCCTGCACCTGATCTACCTGGTCGGCTTCAAGACCAAAATCGCGACATTGTTGTCATGGGCGGTGACGTTCCTGAGCCGACAGCGCGGTCAGCTGACCATCACCGAGCAGCAGGCCTACGCTCGGATCAGGATCGAGGAACTCCAAGAGATCGCGGCCGCGGTACAGGAGAGCGAGAAAGCCGCCAGCTGA
- a CDS encoding DUF2628 domain-containing protein, which produces MTDSGFPSQYPHNPDIPYGAPPPGPAGVQVPEQWRSRFEFFSRYGHPASTPAAQAAFKQLSFGQRMRLGANGPAFFFGPIYFAIKGPWRKGLSLFGFSFVLAMVISVIEIALNFSFPSAAYGAAIGVLYSSTANWAYFLHVTRGSTSWNPFEGAPMFRGKR; this is translated from the coding sequence GTGACAGACAGCGGCTTCCCGTCCCAGTATCCCCACAATCCCGACATCCCTTACGGCGCACCGCCTCCCGGTCCTGCGGGCGTCCAGGTTCCCGAGCAGTGGCGTAGCCGCTTCGAGTTCTTCTCCCGCTACGGGCACCCGGCCTCCACGCCGGCCGCGCAGGCAGCGTTCAAGCAACTCTCGTTCGGCCAGCGGATGCGCTTGGGGGCCAACGGCCCGGCGTTCTTCTTCGGGCCGATCTATTTCGCCATCAAGGGACCGTGGCGAAAAGGGTTGAGCCTGTTCGGCTTTTCGTTCGTGTTGGCGATGGTGATCAGCGTGATCGAGATCGCGCTGAACTTCAGCTTCCCGTCCGCGGCGTACGGCGCCGCGATCGGCGTGCTCTACTCCAGCACGGCGAACTGGGCCTACTTCCTGCACGTCACTCGCGGCAGCACCAGCTGGAACCCCTTCGAGGGTGCGCCGATGTTCCGCGGAAAGCGCTGA
- a CDS encoding urease accessory protein UreD: MRSDVLLVARPGRGAHIECTGGITARRTGAETVHLLSAAATPLGGDVIAVRIIVEPGARLAVRSVAATVVLPGATTAESHSTWDAEVCGELDFDPEPTVIAGNSRHSAATRIRVAADARIRVRERIQIGRHGEHDGYWTGSLRADIDGAPLLRHRVELGTASVNDDQIAAPRACVSELRYPQASFAGAGTVLSLAAGGALSTWQGPRLDETPA; this comes from the coding sequence GTGCGTTCCGATGTCCTGTTGGTGGCGCGGCCCGGTCGCGGCGCGCATATCGAATGCACCGGCGGCATCACCGCCAGGCGAACCGGTGCCGAGACCGTGCATCTGCTCTCGGCGGCCGCCACACCGCTGGGCGGTGACGTCATCGCGGTACGGATCATCGTGGAACCGGGAGCGCGGTTGGCGGTCCGTTCGGTGGCAGCCACCGTCGTGTTGCCCGGTGCCACGACCGCCGAGTCGCACAGCACGTGGGACGCAGAGGTGTGCGGAGAACTGGACTTCGATCCGGAGCCGACCGTGATAGCGGGGAACTCGCGGCATTCGGCGGCCACCCGGATCCGGGTGGCCGCCGACGCGCGGATCCGGGTGCGCGAACGCATCCAAATCGGCAGGCACGGTGAACACGATGGCTACTGGACGGGGTCGTTGCGCGCCGATATCGACGGTGCACCGTTGCTGCGACACCGCGTCGAGCTGGGCACCGCCTCGGTCAACGATGACCAGATCGCCGCGCCCCGCGCCTGCGTCAGCGAATTACGCTATCCGCAGGCATCTTTCGCAGGTGCCGGGACGGTGCTCAGCCTCGCCGCCGGCGGGGCGTTGTCGACGTGGCAGGGCCCGCGGCTCGACGAGACGCCGGCCTGA
- the ureG gene encoding urease accessory protein UreG yields the protein MPPHLIDGEPHDHQHDRPKRVRRPGEPLRIGIGGPVGSGKTALTAALCRQLRDELSLAVLTNDIYTTEDADFLRRHAVLPDERITAVQTGGCPHTAIRDDITANLDAIDDLIAANPRLDLILVESGGDNLTATFSSGLIDVQIFVIDVAGGDKVPRKGGPGVTFSDLLVINKTDLAPMVGADLDVMRRDSTTVRGDRPFVLISLTEDPTAGPVLAWVREQLQVPVSG from the coding sequence ATGCCACCACATCTGATCGACGGCGAACCCCACGATCACCAGCACGACCGGCCGAAGCGGGTCCGCCGTCCCGGTGAACCGCTGCGTATCGGGATCGGCGGGCCGGTCGGGTCGGGCAAGACCGCGTTGACCGCCGCGCTGTGCCGTCAGCTGCGCGATGAGCTCTCGCTGGCCGTGCTGACCAACGACATCTACACCACCGAGGACGCCGACTTCCTGCGCCGCCACGCCGTACTGCCCGACGAGCGCATCACCGCGGTGCAGACCGGCGGCTGCCCGCACACCGCCATCCGCGATGACATCACCGCCAACCTCGATGCGATCGACGATCTGATCGCCGCGAACCCGCGGCTCGATCTGATCCTCGTCGAATCCGGCGGTGACAATCTGACCGCCACGTTCTCTTCCGGCCTCATCGATGTCCAGATCTTCGTCATCGATGTCGCCGGCGGCGACAAGGTGCCACGCAAGGGTGGCCCGGGGGTGACCTTCTCGGATCTGTTGGTGATCAACAAAACCGACCTGGCGCCGATGGTGGGGGCCGATCTGGATGTCATGCGCCGAGATTCGACAACGGTGCGCGGGGATCGGCCGTTCGTGCTCATCTCGCTGACCGAGGACCCCACCGCGGGTCCGGTGCTGGCGTGGGTCCGCGAACAACTCCAGGTGCCGGTGTCGGGCTGA
- a CDS encoding urease accessory protein UreF, producing MLAQAPHGLATLLTLADSRLPTGGHVHSGGIEEAVTTGRVNDMPTLRAYLRRRISTQGLVSASLAAAVHRGDLSVESADAETDARTPSPAARVASRAQGRGLLRLAKRVWPEPAAAAVLGWGALGVKPHLPVVAGVVGSTSGITAEHTALSMVYTTMTGSATAAQRLLALDPADVAAVTFELSALCAQTAATALTGLADLSDPLLDVLAEHHAARERPLFSS from the coding sequence ATGCTCGCCCAGGCGCCGCACGGGTTGGCCACGTTGCTCACCCTCGCCGATTCTCGGTTGCCCACCGGTGGGCATGTGCACTCCGGTGGCATCGAAGAGGCGGTCACCACGGGCCGGGTGAACGATATGCCTACTCTGCGCGCGTATCTGCGCCGCCGAATCAGCACCCAGGGGCTGGTGAGCGCCTCGCTGGCCGCCGCTGTGCACCGCGGTGACCTGTCCGTGGAGTCGGCCGACGCCGAAACCGATGCCCGTACACCGTCGCCGGCCGCTCGGGTGGCCTCGCGCGCCCAGGGCCGCGGACTTCTCCGGCTGGCCAAACGTGTGTGGCCGGAACCGGCGGCCGCCGCGGTCTTGGGATGGGGGGCGCTGGGTGTCAAACCACACCTTCCGGTGGTCGCCGGAGTGGTGGGCAGCACCAGCGGCATCACTGCCGAGCACACCGCGCTGTCGATGGTCTACACGACCATGACGGGGTCGGCGACCGCCGCGCAGCGCCTGCTGGCGCTGGACCCGGCCGATGTGGCCGCCGTGACCTTCGAGCTGTCCGCGCTGTGCGCGCAGACCGCCGCGACGGCGTTGACGGGCCTTGCCGATCTGTCCGACCCCTTGCTCGACGTGTTGGCCGAACACCACGCTGCGCGCGAGCGCCCCCTGTTCTCCTCCTGA
- a CDS encoding urease subunit alpha, producing the protein MSSLSRERYAALFGPTAGDRIRLADTDLVIEITEDRSGGPGLAGDEAVFGGGKVLRESMGQSRATRAQGAPDTVITGAVILDYWGIIKADIGIRDGRIVAIGKAGNPDIMSGVHPDLVVGPSTEIIAGNGRIVTAGAIDCHVHLICPQIMEEALGGGITTIVAGGTGPAEGSKATTVTPGAWHLGRMLEALDSWPLNIALLGKGNTVSHEAMWEQLRGGAAGFKLHEDWGTTPAAIDACLTVADAAGVQANIHTDTLNEMAFVEDTLAAIKGRSIHAYHTEGAGGGHAPDIITVASHPNVLPSSTNPTRPHTVNTLDEHLDMLMVCHHLNPRIPEDLAFAESRIRPSTIAAEDLLHDIGAISMIGSDAQAMGRIGEVVLRTWQTAHVMKTRRGALEGDSSGPGGADNNRARRYVAKYTICPAVAHGLDGEIGSVEVGKLADLVLWEPAFFGVRPHAVVKGGMIAWAAMGDANASIPTPQPVLPRPMFGADPVAAAATSVHFVAPAAIEDGLADRLDIRRKLLPVRNVRQVGKAQMPLNDATPRIEVDPDTFTVRIDGDVWTEQPAAELPMAQRYFLF; encoded by the coding sequence GTGAGCTCGCTTTCCCGCGAACGGTATGCCGCGCTGTTCGGACCCACCGCCGGTGACCGGATCCGCCTTGCCGATACCGATCTGGTCATCGAGATCACCGAGGACCGCAGCGGCGGGCCAGGGTTGGCCGGTGACGAGGCCGTCTTCGGCGGTGGCAAGGTGCTGCGCGAATCGATGGGCCAGTCGCGAGCGACCCGGGCGCAGGGCGCTCCCGACACCGTCATCACCGGCGCAGTGATACTGGACTACTGGGGAATCATCAAGGCCGACATCGGTATCCGTGACGGCCGCATCGTGGCCATCGGCAAGGCGGGAAACCCGGACATCATGTCGGGTGTGCACCCCGATCTGGTGGTCGGACCCTCCACCGAGATCATCGCGGGAAACGGCCGCATCGTGACCGCCGGCGCCATCGATTGCCATGTGCACCTGATCTGTCCGCAGATCATGGAAGAGGCGCTCGGCGGCGGCATCACGACGATCGTTGCCGGCGGCACCGGTCCGGCCGAGGGCAGTAAGGCCACCACGGTGACGCCGGGGGCATGGCATCTGGGCCGGATGCTGGAAGCCCTGGACTCCTGGCCGCTGAACATCGCCCTGCTCGGCAAGGGCAACACCGTCAGCCACGAGGCGATGTGGGAGCAATTGCGTGGCGGTGCGGCGGGATTCAAACTGCACGAGGACTGGGGGACCACCCCAGCGGCCATCGACGCCTGTCTCACCGTTGCCGATGCCGCCGGTGTGCAGGCCAACATCCATACCGACACCCTCAACGAGATGGCCTTTGTCGAGGACACGTTGGCCGCGATCAAGGGCCGGTCCATTCACGCCTACCACACCGAGGGCGCCGGCGGGGGGCATGCACCCGACATCATCACGGTCGCCTCGCACCCGAATGTGCTGCCCAGTTCCACCAATCCGACCCGCCCGCACACCGTCAACACCCTCGACGAACACCTCGACATGTTGATGGTGTGCCATCACCTCAATCCGCGCATTCCCGAGGATCTTGCGTTCGCGGAGAGTCGGATCCGGCCGTCGACGATTGCCGCCGAGGATCTGCTCCACGATATCGGCGCCATCTCGATGATCGGTTCGGACGCCCAGGCGATGGGTCGCATCGGTGAGGTGGTGCTGCGCACCTGGCAGACCGCGCACGTGATGAAGACGCGCCGGGGAGCACTGGAGGGCGACAGCTCCGGGCCCGGGGGAGCCGACAACAACCGGGCCCGCCGGTACGTGGCCAAGTACACGATCTGCCCGGCCGTCGCGCACGGCCTCGACGGTGAGATCGGATCGGTCGAGGTCGGCAAGCTCGCCGACCTGGTGTTGTGGGAGCCGGCCTTCTTCGGCGTGCGTCCGCACGCCGTGGTCAAGGGCGGCATGATCGCCTGGGCCGCGATGGGTGACGCGAACGCATCCATCCCGACCCCACAGCCCGTGTTGCCGCGGCCCATGTTCGGGGCCGATCCGGTCGCCGCCGCGGCCACGTCGGTACACTTCGTCGCCCCCGCCGCCATCGAGGACGGATTGGCCGACCGGCTGGACATCCGGCGAAAGCTGTTGCCTGTCAGAAATGTTCGCCAGGTCGGCAAGGCGCAGATGCCGCTCAACGACGCCACGCCCCGCATCGAGGTCGACCCCGACACGTTCACCGTCCGGATCGACGGTGACGTGTGGACCGAACAGCCCGCCGCCGAGTTGCCGATGGCGCAGCGCTACTTCCTGTTCTGA
- a CDS encoding urease subunit beta, with amino-acid sequence MIPGEILYGDGDVELNNGAARLSLPVVNGGDRPVQVGSHVHLAQANSALEFDRAAARGYRLDIPAGTAVRFEPGIAQTVSLVPLSGTREVHGLSLDPPGRLDPSL; translated from the coding sequence ATGATTCCCGGTGAGATCCTCTACGGCGACGGTGATGTCGAACTCAATAACGGCGCTGCGCGGCTGTCGCTGCCCGTCGTCAACGGCGGGGACCGACCGGTCCAGGTCGGAAGTCATGTTCACCTCGCCCAGGCCAACAGTGCGCTGGAATTCGACAGGGCCGCCGCGCGCGGGTACCGCCTCGACATCCCCGCCGGTACCGCCGTGCGGTTCGAACCCGGTATCGCCCAGACCGTGTCGCTGGTCCCGTTGAGCGGCACGCGCGAGGTGCACGGACTGTCACTCGATCCGCCAGGAAGATTGGATCCGTCTCTGTGA
- a CDS encoding urease subunit gamma, with protein MRLTPHEQERLLISYAADLARRRQDRGLKLNHPESVALITDHILEGARDGRTVAELMVSGRAVLTRDQVMDGIPEMLHDVQVEATFPDGTKLVTVHQPIS; from the coding sequence ATGCGTTTGACGCCGCATGAACAGGAACGACTGCTCATCTCCTACGCTGCGGACCTGGCACGCCGCCGCCAGGACCGGGGGCTGAAGCTCAACCATCCGGAGTCCGTCGCGCTGATCACCGACCACATCCTCGAGGGTGCGCGCGACGGACGCACGGTGGCCGAACTCATGGTCAGCGGTCGCGCGGTGCTCACCCGGGATCAGGTGATGGACGGTATCCCCGAGATGCTGCACGACGTCCAGGTCGAGGCGACCTTTCCCGACGGCACCAAGCTCGTCACCGTCCACCAGCCGATCTCCTGA
- a CDS encoding PaaI family thioesterase: protein MTSSLPPGLGAGFDSELGLQYLEMTPDGGRARLVISDKLKQPWGIVHGGVYCAIVESLASVSGHVWLAEHGGGTVVGVNNNTDFLRAIKSGTVTAESTPIHRGRRQQLWLITITDEEDRTVARGQVRLQNIAD, encoded by the coding sequence GTGACTTCTTCTTTGCCGCCCGGCCTCGGCGCCGGCTTCGACAGCGAACTGGGACTCCAGTATCTGGAAATGACCCCCGACGGTGGCCGCGCGCGGTTGGTCATCAGCGACAAGCTCAAGCAGCCGTGGGGCATCGTGCACGGCGGCGTGTACTGCGCCATCGTCGAGAGCCTTGCCAGTGTGTCCGGACATGTGTGGCTCGCCGAGCACGGCGGCGGCACCGTCGTCGGGGTCAACAACAACACCGACTTCCTGCGTGCCATCAAATCCGGCACCGTCACCGCAGAGTCGACGCCGATTCACCGTGGGCGTCGCCAGCAGTTGTGGCTGATCACCATCACCGACGAGGAAGACCGCACCGTCGCCCGCGGCCAGGTCCGGCTGCAGAACATCGCCGACTGA
- a CDS encoding iron reductase, whose product MTVVVDDPLIARMSIRRALPLHESSRRLRELYPECPRVYGVAVMGDLSRRRWWPLIEMITTERLRLMFDAAVAETDSRVAVAQQLAATLSHVVIGRVVPLVALEGRAWDVGLENLWVHVDSEGAIDWVGVVDPTLRALPDDPHLAQRRSVGSVRTRRDGIVALPSEAALTTWVAHRSHRALAPLFAKLHEVSDGAISIASMWNIVGAAVVGASTQVPLLAGSSELTSMSRGQAILDALVGFGLPVRGASRFSAGKALLN is encoded by the coding sequence ATGACGGTCGTGGTCGACGATCCACTGATCGCCCGTATGTCGATTCGGCGGGCTTTGCCGCTGCACGAGTCGAGTCGCCGGCTGCGTGAGTTGTATCCGGAGTGTCCGCGGGTGTACGGCGTGGCCGTGATGGGTGACCTGTCCCGGCGACGCTGGTGGCCGCTGATCGAAATGATCACGACCGAGCGCCTGCGCCTGATGTTCGACGCCGCCGTGGCCGAGACCGACAGTCGGGTCGCGGTCGCCCAGCAGTTGGCCGCGACGCTCTCGCATGTCGTGATCGGCCGGGTCGTCCCGCTGGTGGCGCTGGAGGGCCGGGCCTGGGATGTCGGGCTGGAGAACCTGTGGGTGCACGTGGATTCCGAGGGTGCCATCGACTGGGTCGGCGTCGTCGACCCGACATTGCGCGCACTTCCTGATGATCCGCACCTCGCGCAACGCCGCAGTGTCGGCTCGGTGCGTACCCGCCGCGACGGCATCGTGGCGCTGCCGAGTGAGGCGGCGCTGACGACCTGGGTCGCCCATCGCAGTCATCGCGCGCTGGCCCCGCTGTTCGCCAAGCTCCACGAGGTGAGCGACGGTGCCATCTCCATCGCGTCGATGTGGAACATCGTCGGTGCCGCCGTGGTGGGCGCCTCGACGCAGGTGCCCCTGCTGGCCGGTTCCAGTGAACTGACGAGCATGAGCCGCGGCCAGGCAATTCTCGATGCGCTGGTCGGCTTCGGCCTGCCGGTGCGCGGCGCGAGCCGATTCTCGGCGGGAAAGGCCTTGCTTAATTAG
- a CDS encoding BlaI/MecI/CopY family transcriptional regulator, giving the protein MAKLTRLGELEREVMDHLWTSREPQTVRQVHEALAARRDLAYTTIMTVLQRLAKKNLVVQHRDDRAHRYAPTHGRDELVAGLMVDALDQAADSGSREAALVHFVERVGAGEAAALRRALAELEAKHATITPTGNSGTD; this is encoded by the coding sequence ATGGCCAAGTTGACGCGGCTCGGGGAACTCGAGCGCGAAGTGATGGACCACCTCTGGACCTCGCGCGAACCGCAGACGGTGCGCCAGGTCCACGAGGCGCTGGCCGCACGCCGCGATCTTGCCTACACCACGATCATGACGGTGCTGCAGCGCCTGGCGAAGAAGAATCTGGTCGTCCAGCACCGTGACGACCGGGCCCACCGGTATGCGCCCACCCACGGGCGCGACGAGCTGGTTGCCGGTCTGATGGTCGACGCACTCGATCAGGCGGCCGACTCGGGCAGTCGCGAGGCCGCCCTCGTGCATTTCGTGGAACGTGTCGGGGCCGGTGAGGCGGCGGCACTGCGGCGTGCACTGGCCGAACTGGAGGCCAAGCACGCCACGATCACACCGACTGGTAATTCCGGTACCGACTGA
- a CDS encoding M56 family metallopeptidase, with the protein MSALAFSIVALVLVGPVPALLARARWPLRAPRAAIVLWQAIALAAVLSAFSAGIAIASRLFVPGPDGRPTATLTSEIAVLGWPLWALYVVVFALTLMIGARLIVAVIQVGVATRRRRAHHRMVVDLVGKCRDQISTPARRPAGLRILDVAEPMAYCLPGVRSRVVVSEGTLSSLSENEISAILTHERAHLRARHDLVLEMFTAVHRAFPRFVRSGSALDAVRLLIELLADDAAVRVAGPTPLARALVACAGGRTPSGALAAGGPTTVVRVQRLCGEGNSLALAVAAYAAAAAILIVPTIALALPWLTELHRLFSG; encoded by the coding sequence GTGTCCGCGCTGGCCTTCTCCATCGTCGCGCTGGTGCTCGTCGGTCCGGTACCCGCGCTGTTGGCGCGGGCCCGCTGGCCGCTACGGGCGCCACGCGCGGCGATCGTGTTGTGGCAGGCCATAGCGTTGGCGGCGGTGCTGTCTGCCTTCTCCGCGGGGATCGCCATCGCCAGCCGGCTATTCGTTCCGGGTCCCGACGGACGTCCGACCGCCACCCTGACCAGCGAAATCGCGGTCCTCGGCTGGCCGCTGTGGGCGCTGTACGTGGTGGTCTTCGCACTGACGCTGATGATCGGCGCACGCTTGATCGTCGCCGTCATCCAGGTCGGGGTGGCCACCCGACGCCGCCGCGCACACCACCGCATGGTCGTCGACCTGGTCGGTAAATGCCGTGACCAGATCAGCACACCGGCGCGCCGACCGGCGGGCCTGCGCATCCTCGACGTCGCCGAGCCGATGGCCTATTGCCTGCCGGGTGTGCGCAGTCGGGTGGTGGTCAGCGAGGGAACACTGAGCTCGCTGTCGGAGAACGAGATCTCGGCGATCCTCACCCACGAACGTGCCCACCTGCGCGCTCGCCACGATCTCGTGCTGGAGATGTTCACCGCCGTGCACCGCGCATTCCCGCGGTTCGTCCGCAGCGGTAGCGCCCTTGATGCGGTGCGTCTGCTGATCGAACTGCTCGCCGACGACGCCGCCGTCCGTGTCGCCGGACCGACACCGCTGGCGCGCGCGCTGGTCGCATGCGCAGGCGGACGCACCCCCTCCGGCGCGCTCGCCGCGGGCGGCCCGACCACCGTGGTCCGGGTGCAACGCCTGTGCGGCGAGGGCAACAGCCTGGCACTGGCGGTGGCCGCGTATGCGGCGGCGGCAGCCATCCTGATCGTCCCCACCATCGCGCTGGCACTGCCCTGGCTGACCGAGCTGCACCGCCTGTTCAGCGGCTAG
- the gndA gene encoding NADP-dependent phosphogluconate dehydrogenase, giving the protein MTNSGNTGKAQIGVTGLAVMGSNIARNFARHGYTVALHNRSIAKTDALLAEHGSEGNFVRSETIAEFLDALEKPRRVLIMVKAGDPTDAVINELADAMEPGDIIIDGGNALYTDTIRREKAIRERGLHFVGAGISGGEEGALNGPSIMPGGPSESYVSLGPLLEEISAHVDGVPCCTHIGPDGAGHFVKMVHNGIEYSDMQLIGEAYQLLRDGLGLTAADIADVFAEWNKGDLDSYLIEITAEVLKQVDAKTGKPLVDLILDEAEQKGTGRWTVKSALDLGVPVTGIAEAVFARALSGSVAQRKATTGLASGDLGQKPSDAAQFTEDIRQALYASKIIAYAQGFNQIQAGSAEYNWDITPGDMARIWRGGCIIRAKFLNRITDAFDNNAELPTLIVDPYFRDAVEAAIDGWRRVVIKATELGIPIPGFSSALSYYDGLRTERLPAALTQGLRDFFGAHTYGRIDADRDKRFHTLWSGQRNEIEA; this is encoded by the coding sequence ATGACCAACTCGGGCAACACCGGTAAAGCTCAGATCGGGGTCACCGGCCTCGCGGTCATGGGATCCAATATCGCGCGCAACTTCGCCAGGCACGGTTACACCGTTGCGCTGCACAATCGTTCGATTGCCAAGACCGACGCGCTGCTGGCCGAGCACGGCTCCGAGGGCAACTTCGTCCGCAGCGAGACCATCGCGGAGTTCCTCGACGCGCTGGAGAAGCCGCGCCGGGTACTGATCATGGTCAAGGCCGGTGACCCGACCGACGCCGTCATCAACGAGCTGGCCGACGCCATGGAGCCCGGCGACATCATCATCGACGGCGGCAACGCGCTCTACACCGATACGATCCGTCGAGAGAAGGCGATCCGCGAGCGCGGCCTGCACTTCGTCGGCGCAGGCATCTCCGGCGGCGAGGAGGGCGCGCTGAACGGGCCGTCCATCATGCCGGGTGGTCCCTCCGAGTCCTATGTGTCCCTCGGCCCGCTGCTGGAGGAGATCTCCGCGCACGTCGACGGTGTCCCCTGCTGCACCCATATCGGCCCCGACGGCGCGGGCCACTTCGTCAAGATGGTGCACAACGGCATCGAGTATTCCGATATGCAGCTCATCGGGGAGGCCTACCAGCTGTTGCGCGACGGACTCGGGCTGACCGCCGCCGATATCGCCGACGTCTTCGCCGAGTGGAACAAGGGCGATCTGGACAGCTACCTGATCGAGATCACCGCCGAGGTGCTCAAGCAGGTCGACGCCAAGACCGGCAAGCCGCTGGTCGACCTGATCCTCGACGAGGCCGAGCAGAAGGGCACCGGCCGCTGGACGGTCAAGTCAGCGCTCGACCTGGGCGTCCCGGTCACCGGGATCGCCGAGGCCGTCTTCGCCCGCGCGCTGTCCGGATCGGTCGCCCAGCGCAAGGCCACCACCGGCCTGGCATCGGGGGACCTGGGGCAAAAGCCAAGCGACGCAGCGCAGTTCACCGAGGACATCCGCCAGGCGCTGTACGCCTCGAAGATCATCGCCTATGCGCAGGGCTTCAACCAGATCCAGGCGGGCAGCGCCGAATACAACTGGGATATCACCCCCGGCGACATGGCGCGGATCTGGCGCGGCGGCTGCATCATCCGGGCCAAGTTCCTCAACCGGATCACCGATGCCTTCGACAACAACGCCGAGCTGCCGACGTTGATCGTCGACCCGTATTTCCGCGATGCCGTCGAGGCCGCGATCGACGGCTGGCGCCGCGTCGTGATCAAGGCCACCGAGTTGGGCATCCCGATCCCCGGGTTCAGCTCGGCGCTGTCGTACTACGACGGCCTGCGCACCGAGCGGCTGCCCGCGGCCCTGACCCAGGGCCTGCGCGACTTCTTCGGCGCGCACACCTACGGGCGCATCGACGCCGACCGGGACAAGCGGTTCCACACGCTGTGGAGCGGTCAACGCAACGAGATCGAGGCCTAG